Proteins encoded together in one Peribacillus asahii window:
- a CDS encoding alpha/beta hydrolase: MKHIYQQGSNPNAPVLLLLHGTGGTETDLLPLAEMVSPDSSVLSVRGNVLENGMPRFFRRLAEGVFDEEDLVFRTKELQEFLDAAAKEYGFDRSNVVAIGYSNGANIAASLLFHYENALKGAILHHPMVPRRGLELPSLSQVQIFIAAGKNDLICPARETEELAELLQSAHADVNVFWENYGHQLTRSEVEAAASWFQKNFS; encoded by the coding sequence ATGAAACATATTTATCAACAAGGGAGCAATCCGAATGCACCTGTATTGCTACTTTTACATGGAACAGGTGGTACGGAAACGGATTTATTACCATTAGCGGAAATGGTATCTCCTGACTCTTCTGTTTTAAGTGTACGAGGAAATGTGTTAGAAAACGGCATGCCGCGCTTTTTCCGTCGTTTAGCAGAAGGAGTTTTCGATGAAGAAGATTTAGTGTTCCGTACGAAAGAATTACAAGAGTTTCTAGATGCTGCAGCGAAAGAATATGGATTTGATCGTAGTAATGTTGTAGCAATCGGCTATTCAAATGGTGCCAATATTGCAGCTAGCTTATTATTTCATTATGAGAACGCTTTAAAAGGAGCGATTCTTCATCATCCAATGGTACCTCGACGTGGGCTAGAGCTACCGTCACTTTCTCAAGTACAGATCTTTATTGCTGCAGGTAAAAATGATCTAATTTGTCCAGCTCGTGAAACAGAGGAATTAGCGGAACTGCTTCAATCAGCCCATGCGGATGTAAATGTATTTTGGGAAAACTATGGTCATCAGCTGACTCGTTCTGAAGTAGAGGCAGCCGCTAGTTGGTTTCAAAAAAATTTTAGTTAA
- a CDS encoding ring-cleaving dioxygenase produces MNKQTTGIHHITAIVGNPQENVDFYAGVLGMRLVKKTVNFDDPGTYHLYFGNEAGSPGTIITFFPWPDAYKGRIGSGQVETTTYVVPEGALDFWEKRLAKFKIAFEKVTRFGEEFLEFNDPHGLHLELVARQSGENSEWTFGGVQAEQAIKGFGGAVLLTANPEKTMQVLEGVMGLQKVGEEGEFVRFQTTGDIGNIIDVKKSTLPMGQMGVGTVHHIAWRANDFDDHKEWREHVSSFGIGVTPFKDRQYFDAIYFREPGGILFEIATDPPGFARDESKETLGSKLMLPPWLEEKREFLENTLLPAIPRVLEEDII; encoded by the coding sequence ATGAATAAGCAAACAACAGGCATCCATCATATTACCGCTATAGTCGGTAATCCGCAGGAAAACGTAGACTTTTATGCAGGCGTATTAGGAATGCGCCTTGTGAAAAAAACGGTAAACTTTGATGACCCAGGTACGTATCACCTGTATTTTGGAAATGAAGCAGGCTCGCCCGGAACGATTATTACCTTCTTCCCTTGGCCAGATGCTTATAAGGGACGTATTGGTTCAGGGCAGGTTGAAACTACTACGTATGTCGTTCCAGAAGGGGCTTTAGATTTTTGGGAAAAACGATTAGCGAAATTTAAGATTGCCTTTGAAAAAGTGACACGTTTCGGCGAAGAATTTCTTGAATTTAATGATCCACATGGCTTACATTTAGAGCTAGTTGCCCGTCAATCTGGAGAGAACAGTGAATGGACATTTGGTGGTGTACAGGCGGAGCAAGCGATTAAAGGATTTGGGGGAGCTGTGTTATTAACGGCAAATCCTGAGAAAACAATGCAAGTGTTAGAAGGTGTGATGGGTCTTCAAAAGGTTGGGGAAGAAGGAGAGTTTGTTCGCTTCCAAACAACAGGAGATATCGGGAATATCATTGATGTGAAGAAATCGACTTTACCAATGGGACAAATGGGGGTCGGAACGGTCCATCATATTGCTTGGCGTGCCAATGATTTTGATGATCATAAGGAATGGCGTGAGCATGTAAGCAGCTTCGGTATTGGGGTAACACCATTTAAGGACCGTCAATATTTTGACGCCATATACTTCCGTGAACCAGGCGGTATTCTGTTTGAAATTGCGACAGACCCACCAGGATTTGCTCGCGATGAGTCGAAGGAAACATTGGGAAGCAAATTAATGCTGCCACCGTGGTTAGAAGAAAAACGAGAATTTTTAGAGAACACGCTTTTACCAGCTATTCCGCGAGTTCTTGAGGAGGATATAATATGA
- a CDS encoding ring-cleaving dioxygenase — MQLKGIHHLSAITADAAANYDFYTKTLGLRLIKKTVNQDDIRVYHLFYGDEVGSPGTELTFFEIPQAARVHEGNNSISETSLRVANDAALQFWKKRFEEYEVEHEEIGERFNRKVLSFKDPEGQRLLLVSDETNKGVTGGVPWDKSPIPKEFAILGLGPIKLTVPIINPTAEVLTDVLGFRKVGSYPALVAGQGSIEVYATGEGGTGAEIHIEKRNDLPPEYLGRGGVHHVAFRVDNEEELQQWIERVNYARYANSGFVDRFFFRSLYFREPNGILFELATDGPGFATDEELEHLGESLSLPPFLESKRAEIEAHLKPLNTTVEE; from the coding sequence ATGCAACTCAAAGGAATTCATCATTTATCAGCGATTACGGCAGATGCTGCTGCAAACTATGACTTTTATACAAAAACATTAGGATTACGCTTAATTAAAAAGACTGTCAATCAAGATGATATTCGTGTTTATCATTTATTTTACGGCGATGAAGTAGGTTCACCTGGAACGGAATTAACGTTTTTTGAAATTCCACAGGCAGCACGCGTGCACGAAGGAAATAATAGTATTTCTGAAACGTCTTTACGTGTAGCAAACGATGCGGCACTTCAATTTTGGAAAAAACGTTTTGAAGAGTATGAAGTAGAGCATGAAGAGATTGGTGAGCGCTTTAATCGGAAAGTTCTTTCGTTTAAAGATCCAGAAGGTCAAAGATTGCTTTTAGTATCAGATGAAACGAACAAAGGGGTTACCGGTGGTGTACCGTGGGATAAAAGTCCAATTCCAAAAGAGTTTGCGATTCTTGGTTTAGGGCCGATTAAATTAACGGTACCGATTATTAACCCGACAGCAGAAGTATTAACAGACGTGTTAGGTTTTCGAAAAGTTGGCTCCTATCCAGCGCTTGTAGCAGGACAAGGGAGTATTGAAGTGTATGCAACAGGAGAAGGCGGAACAGGTGCTGAAATTCATATTGAGAAAAGAAATGATCTACCGCCAGAATATTTAGGACGAGGTGGCGTGCATCACGTAGCATTCCGAGTTGATAATGAAGAAGAATTGCAACAATGGATTGAACGAGTGAATTATGCTAGATATGCAAATTCCGGATTTGTTGATCGCTTCTTCTTCCGTTCGCTTTATTTTAGAGAGCCAAATGGCATTTTATTTGAACTAGCTACGGATGGACCTGGATTTGCAACAGATGAAGAGCTGGAGCACTTAGGTGAATCTCTTTCTTTACCACCGTTTTTAGAATCGAAACGAGCGGAAATTGAAGCGCACTTAAAGCCATTAAACACAACTGTTGAAGAATAA
- a CDS encoding OsmC family protein, which produces MTTHHFHLQAHWPDGRNGSGTISSGQLQTRVSIPPEMNGPGIGTNPDEMLLGAAATCYIITLAAMLERSNIEKTDLHMNSEGIVDVTNGVFTYKKIIHRPTLTLSSTATERDRERAKKLAIKAESSCMISKALKGNVDIELELTLL; this is translated from the coding sequence ATGACTACACATCATTTTCATTTACAAGCACACTGGCCTGATGGAAGAAATGGTTCAGGGACTATTTCTTCCGGCCAGTTACAAACAAGAGTAAGTATCCCGCCAGAGATGAACGGACCTGGAATTGGTACAAATCCAGATGAAATGCTGCTAGGGGCTGCGGCAACCTGCTATATCATCACACTTGCTGCAATGTTAGAGCGAAGTAACATTGAAAAAACAGATTTACATATGAATTCAGAGGGTATTGTTGATGTAACAAACGGAGTATTTACTTATAAAAAAATTATCCATCGGCCGACTCTCACTCTTTCTTCAACGGCAACCGAGCGGGATAGAGAAAGGGCAAAAAAGCTAGCCATAAAAGCAGAATCTTCTTGCATGATTTCAAAAGCACTAAAAGGAAATGTAGATATCGAATTAGAGCTCACACTATTGTAA
- a CDS encoding YkuS family protein, protein MSKIGVEQSLTNVQDALRAKGYDIVELKQESDAQNVDCCVVTGLDSNVLGEQTTSIKGSVIEANGLTADEVCQQVEQKLRH, encoded by the coding sequence ATGTCAAAAATTGGTGTAGAGCAATCATTAACGAATGTGCAAGACGCATTGCGTGCAAAGGGTTACGACATTGTTGAACTAAAACAGGAATCAGATGCACAAAATGTAGATTGTTGTGTTGTTACGGGGTTAGACAGTAATGTGCTTGGCGAACAAACGACATCTATTAAAGGGTCAGTCATTGAAGCGAATGGTCTGACTGCGGATGAAGTTTGTCAGCAAGTAGAGCAAAAACTAAGACATTGA
- a CDS encoding magnesium transporter CorA family protein, with amino-acid sequence MIEIFKTMENRELITVDEIVKGSWVNMIAPTEAEINEVCVKLQLPMDFMKDPLDDEERPRIEREDDHLLLIVDYPYMTHDEAGSRIYETIPIGMIFTPDCFVTISLKDTPILANFKNNKIKQFYTNKKTRFALQLLFEISLYYLRYLKQINKMTTESERELHQSMKNKELYTFLALEKSLVYFTTSLKSNKVVLDKILRFNYLKMYEEDKELLEDVIIETNQAIEMTEVYTSILNGMMEAFASIISNNVNNAMKFLTSVTIILTLPTMVASFFGMNVDLPFSHNQHAFMFTLMIALGLAGTVAFIFWKKKYF; translated from the coding sequence CCCAACAGAGGCTGAAATTAATGAAGTTTGTGTGAAACTACAATTGCCGATGGATTTTATGAAGGATCCCCTTGATGATGAGGAACGTCCACGGATTGAAAGGGAAGACGATCATTTACTGCTTATCGTTGACTATCCTTATATGACACATGATGAAGCGGGTTCGCGGATTTACGAAACGATTCCAATTGGGATGATTTTTACTCCCGATTGCTTTGTTACGATTTCCCTTAAAGATACTCCTATTTTAGCAAACTTTAAAAATAACAAAATTAAACAATTTTATACAAATAAAAAAACAAGGTTTGCACTGCAATTATTATTTGAGATTTCATTATATTATTTACGCTATTTAAAGCAAATTAATAAAATGACAACCGAATCAGAACGAGAGCTTCATCAATCGATGAAAAATAAGGAGTTATACACATTTTTAGCATTGGAAAAAAGTTTAGTCTATTTTACGACTTCCTTAAAATCTAATAAAGTAGTGTTAGATAAAATTCTTCGCTTCAATTATTTAAAAATGTATGAGGAAGATAAAGAATTATTAGAAGATGTAATTATTGAAACGAACCAGGCAATTGAGATGACCGAAGTATATACATCAATTTTGAATGGAATGATGGAAGCTTTTGCTTCTATTATTTCTAATAATGTAAACAATGCGATGAAGTTTTTGACCTCGGTTACAATTATTTTAACGTTGCCAACAATGGTCGCTAGCTTTTTCGGTATGAATGTTGATTTGCCATTCTCTCATAATCAGCATGCTTTCATGTTCACCTTGATGATTGCTTTAGGTTTAGCGGGAACAGTCGCTTTTATTTTTTGGAAAAAGAAATATTTTTAA